atacatgaaagagtgcaaaatacttgcactgttacagCAGCGGCAGTTGACACCCGACTACCAATCACCTGCACATATACGTGAGCCTGATGTATACTGTATGTCTCGTGTATAccagacgggggaggggggggggacttggcGCCTGCCTGTCACACTCCGTGACAAGTTCTTGAAGGCAGGGTAAACTTTGTGACGTCATCATAGTCCAAAATACTACGCAAAGTTCAGGACtaatgtgtgtagtcacctagttgtattcacctagttgtattcacctagttatgtttgcggggcttgagctctgctctttcggcccgcctcttaactatcagtcaatcaactgttattgacTGCTATTTTTTTACCTACAAATAATCTAGGAAGTGtgtaatgtacacacacacactctaatagtgtgtgtgtgtgtgcgtatatatatatatatatatatatatatatatatatatatatatatatatatatatatatatatatatatatatgcaattgacgatcataaaacactgatcattttatgcggagcgTCAGGTGAGTCCCTGGAGCGCCGGGTGAGTCCCTGGAGCGCCGGGTGAGTCCCTGGAGCGCCGGGTGAGTCCCTGGAGCGCCGGGTGAGTCCCTGGAGCGCCGGGTGAGTCCCTGGAGCGCCGGGTGAGTCCCTGGAGCGCCGGGTGAGTCCCTGGAGCGCCGGGTGAGTCCCTGGAGCGCCGGGTGAGTCCCTGGAGCGCCGGGTGAGTCCCTGGAGCGCCGGGTGAGTCCCTGGAGCGCCGGGTGAGTCCCTGGAGCGCCAGGTGAGTCCCTGGAGCGCCAGGTGAGTCTCTGGAGCGCCAGGTGAGTCCCTGGAGCGTCAGATGAGTCCCTGGAGCGCCACGCGAGTCCCTGGAGCGCCACGCGAGTCCCTGGAGCGTCAGGTGAGTCCCTGGAGCGCCACGCGAGTCCCTGGAGCGCCAGGTGAGTCCCTGGAGCGCCAGGTGAGTCCCTGGAGCGCCAGGTGAGTCCCTGGAGCGTCAGGTGAGTCCCTGGAGCGCCAGGTGAGTCCCTGGAGCGCCGGGTGAGTCCCTGGAGCGCCGGGTGAGTCCCTGGAGCGCCAGGTGAGTCCCTGGAGCGCCAGGTGAGTCTCTGGAGCGCCAGGTGAGTCCCTGGAGCGTCAGATGAGTCCCTGGAGCGCCACGCGAGTCCCTGGAGCGCCACGCGAGTCCCTGGAGCGTCAGGTGAGTCCCTGGAGCGCCACGCGAGTCCCTGGAGCGCCAGGTGAGTCCCTGGAGCGCCAGGTGAGTCCCTGGAGCGCCAGGTGAGTCCCTGGAGCTCCAGGTGAGTCCCTGGAGCGTCAGGTGAGTCCCTGGAGCGCCAGGTGAGTCCCTGGAGCGGCAGCGGTGCACCTGCTGACATGTTAGTGGAGTCATGCAACacagaggcggggggggggggaactcctgGCACCCTATAACACATGTCATCAGTGTGGGGGCGCTCTCTCGCCCCTCCCCTCCTGCTACACTCACTCTGTCATTTGTTCTGGTGTCACTATGGgggtcttctctcttcctctcgcaccccttcattctctctctctctctctctctctctctctctctctctctctctctctctctctctctctctctctctctctctctctctctctctctctctctctctcacacacacaagatGTACTCGACCCCAACAGGTTATACACCTCTCAACATATCCCTGCCTCCGTCCGCTATCTCACTAACATACTCTGTTTCCTCGTGCAGGCTGCCTGCCTGTAACAGGCTCCCACCCACCAGCAGGTGAGGCACCGTTGatgttgttctcacctagttgtgcttgcgggggttgagcctcgactctttagtcccgcctctcaactgtcagtcaactggtgtacaggttcctgagcctactgggctctatcatatctacactggaagctgtgtatggagtcagcctccaccacatcactgcctaatgcattccatttgctaactactgacactaaaaaaaattccttctaatgtctttatggctcatttgagtactcagtttccacctgtgttctcttGTGCGTGTCCCACTTGTGTTAAACTGCCTTAATTTATCCTATCAatacctctgagaatcttgtatgtagtgatgatgTCTCCTCacgctcttctttcttccagcgacgtgaggttcagttcccatagtctctcctcgtagctcataacccTCAGCTCaggtaccagtctggtggcatacctctgaaccttctccaatttaatcTTGTGCTTGACTcgatacgggctccatgttggagTTGCAaagtccaggattggtctgacatatgtggcgtATATGGTCGTAAATtaatccttacacaggtttctaaagacagttcatATGTTGGTCAACCTtggatatgccgctgatgatatcctcttgatgtgggcttcaggtctggcgtgatactcCCAGAATCTTTAAGGATTTCATCTCTCAAATGGCCCCTTCTATACGGTCTCCTGcccccctacgcctatcttcattactttgcatttgctcgagttaaactccaatagccatttgtcggactaaCTCCGTCAGTATGGTGATGCACCGTTGATAATATGGTGAGACACCGATGATAATATAGTGAGGCACCGTTGATAATATAGTGAGACACCGTTGATAATATAGTGAGGCACCGTTGATAATATGGTGAGACACCGATGATAATATAGTGATGCACCGTTGATAATATGGTGAGACACCGATGATAATATAGTGAGACACCGATGATAATATAGTGAGACACCGTTGATAATATAGTGAGACACCGTTGATAATATAGTGAGACACCGTTGATAATATAGTGAGACACCGTTGATAAT
The DNA window shown above is from Procambarus clarkii isolate CNS0578487 chromosome 21, FALCON_Pclarkii_2.0, whole genome shotgun sequence and carries:
- the LOC138367263 gene encoding uncharacterized protein, producing the protein MSAGAPLPLQGLTWRSRDSPDAPGTHLELQGLTWRSRDSPGAPGTHLALQGLAWRSRDSPDAPGTRVALQGLAWRSRDSSDAPGTHLALQRLTWRSRDSPGAPGTHPALQGLTRRSRDSPGAPGTHLTLQGLTWRSRDSPGAPGTHLALQGLAWRSRDSPDAPGTRVALQGLAWRSRDSSDAPGTHLALQRLTWRSRDSPGAPGTHPALQGLTRRSRDSPGAPGTHPALQGLTRRSRDSPGAPGTHPALQGLTRRSRDSPGAPGTHPALQGLTRRSRDSPGAPGTHLTLRIK